Below is a window of Naumovozyma castellii chromosome 9, complete genome DNA.
CGTTGGAAGACTGCTGCTGTCATAACTGTAATTTGTTTGGCAATATTCCCATTTAtagttgaaaaatttgacCCTGAAACGACAAAAGCCATGAAGGAGGATGCCCTTAGAAAGcaaagagaaaaatatgtcataaagaattaaacGATGTATCATACTTCGTAATCTCAAGAGTGACTGAGACTATGATCCAACttctataatatttttagttaaatatatatatatattatatcGTATAAAAATGTgcatatttattattattccatACGtcctttgaatttcttcctTTGGCTACTACATCTCTCATAAAGGAATAAACCAAACACATTTAATAATAGGCCAAAAACCTGATGGAAAGTAATCATTCTGCCAACAAAGATCCAACTGACAGAAATAATAGcaattcttttcattaaattagCAATGGAATACGTTAACGTTGATACCTCACCCATTAAATAAAACGTTATCATAGCTTGAAGGAAATGGAACGTCCCATTCaagaaatataatttcCAAGGCATACATTTTATAAGTTCAGTAGATGTTCCATTAAATATGTACCCCCATATAAGCGGCAATTCAAGCATAATAAACCAGCCAAAGGACATACAAAAGCCaaccaaagaaatatatatcaTTAAAGTCAATTTATCATAGGTGACAGGTTCGTCATCTCTATACTCTTCCTTATACTCCTTTTTATCGGCATATACTGGCAATGGAGAATCCGCCTTTTGGGAGTCATAGTTTCTTAAATTATCTATATCAGTTGGATTGGATTTATATGTAAACACTTTTTTCCCATAAATGTTTTGTCCCACAAAGATAAACATTGATATAATGGCACAAATAATACCATATGTAGAGTAAGTGGCAACCATGAGATCATTACCCTTCTTTGTTGCcttattatcttcattaaCGATTATCCAAACACCAGTAATTAAAGATCCCAGactaaaatataatattgaatCCAGCGCCAGGGTTTTAAGTCCTAACAGCTTCTGGAATATTAGGATAAAAATTGGTGATAAAGTCTTAATACTGGCTACTGTAGAAACGGGAACAATTGATGTGGCAGTGTGtccaaaatatttaccaacaaattgaaagattccTAAAGGTAGAACGGTAATGAAAATCTTTTTCGTTGGTCTCGTTATTATCTTTCTATTGGCATACCCGTGCGAAACATATTGTGGGAAAGTCCCCTTTGGAAAGAAAGCACAAAACCTTGATGAATAGTAAGCTATATTACAGGAGATTGCCGCCAATAATGCAGTGtaaatgaattggaattcaCCTAGAAATAATGGTAGAGGACATAGCGTTAATACCTGTTTTGTTACCTGAGATGCGAATGATGAGATAGCGTACCAACAAATGCACAGAATAATGATATGTACATATGGACGCAGACGGACTAACATTGAATGGATTGGGTTCTTATGTTTGACGTGGTACTTCCTTTAATGGAGTTTGTTACAATAACAGCACAACAACAATGGTTGAAAAAAACTTAGAAAAGTCATCGTTACTGGACTACGCGAAATATTTACATGCAACATACAGAAAGAACAACGAAACATATGAATGAtatctatttatttttgttttgctATTTAAtctataatatattaatgCTAACTTTAattacaattttttttgttcatGCTAATCCTTTAAGAAGCTCTTCAGTAAATCTGACTTGGAAATTTCGTCATCAAACTCTTTGTCATCTATAGTTGCTTTTACCATTTTCACTAAATGTTTTGTCTTTCCCGATGATTTACCCGTGAAAATGGTTACCACACCACATGTCTCAAGAGCATTGCAAATGTCTAGAAATTCATTACGTTTTAAGGGAGTTAATGAATCCTTCCTCCTTAGTAATTTCACATAATAATCGTATGCATCGTCTAATGAACAATGactttggaaaatatcaGTCCTTTGTCTATGTACAAGAGAGCATAAAAGAATACGTTGTTgcatattcaatttattaatacGAGATCTTGTTGACGAAATATTCATAAATTGAGAAAAGACTTTTGCCACATGGGGTAAACCAATCTTGACAATTTTAACATCACTtgctttattttttttcaaattagcTAGTACTTGTAACTCAACCACTTCAATACTACTCTTCAAaacatcaaataatttcctCAAATCACCGGTGTTACCAGAACATCTCTTTGCAGCAAATTTAATTGCCATTGGATTGAATACACAATCCGTTGAGTCCACTAAATTAATCCTATTCATAATAATCTGATACATCTCATCTGAAGAATAAGGTTGGAACACAATGGTCTCTGGCATCAAATCTTGTCTTAGGTTCAAACGTGATAAGAATCTATCAGTCATATCTAAACTATTAGCTATTCCGATTAAGAGGAAGTTAATCGAGGGCAATTTACTAAGTAggaataattcaaaaattgtcTTTGTCGAATGTGTAGAATTTGTGGATGAACGAACTAGCTTATCCATTTCATCTAATACTACAATGAACGTCCTTGATTGAGGGaataattccaaaaattgCTGCAAGTCACTCATTGTGGTGACAGGATGAGGGTACTTTTCGTCATTAGAGAAAGATTCAAAGATCTTGGTAAAAATATGAGAAGGTTCATTGAGGGCAATACAATTGATGGAAGAAAGGGATACTGTTTCTACATCACCATTTGAGAGTTGAAAATACGATTGGttatgaagaagatgagaaGATGATCCCGTTGATTTCATGGATCGCGGACATTCAGGTAACAAATGTGTTCTTTGGATGGAATCCACTTGTGCAGTCTTTCCTGTCCCAGGTGGGCCCGTCAGGTAAAGTGAATTACTAGTGTGGCTCTTGATATTTGTATTTAAGAAGTCCATGATTTTTTCATACTGAGCTTGTCTTGTAGGCAAACAACCGtcattatttgatagaaTCCCAGCCGATCTTTGCAGTACAGCTTTGGTACGGGAATATAGGGAATCTCTACCAAAAAGTGCTCGTTGAGGAGTAGCACAAGGCGATGGAGGAGCATAAGaagattcttcttcttcttctttttcaacAGTGACTTTTTCAGAAAGTTCAAGCTTTAACTTTTTCTTTGGGACACTTTGAGGAGGTGTGAGAAGAACTGATGCTGAATCGTTCCTCGTtctcttcttatttttaGTTGGTGTGATGGGTTCCAATATGGGGGAATCAACCTCTGTATCTGAATCATCTATCAGAAACGTATTCTTTGGTATCAAGTTTCTTGTTCTCAACATTGGCTTTAAAATTGTGGTGTTATAGTTCAatcatatttcttcaaagtaaGCCTACCCTGAAACTGGATCAACTATTGTACAGTCCATCCATATATATCAGATTTCCTACATTGTATAAAATAGAGATCTGTACTTTACGCGTCAGTTTCTCGAGAGCCAGCCACGTCAAAAAATTTCGGATCTGATTTCTGATATTTCCACATTAGGAAGCGAAATTGTCTTTGCCCTAAAGGGGAAATTCAGGTGTTCGGACACTCTCCCTACGTGTCCGAATGACAAAGTCCGACATTTTCCTTTGAGAGAAGAGGAAACCAAGAAACAAGGAACAACTCAAATCTAATCACTTCACCGTTGAGTAGGCTGCTGAGACTCAAGCTGGAGCTAGAAGGAAATACCTCAAATGGTTGTCGTTGTTGCCCTTTTTAGAAGATGCTTACATGCATGTTGATGTGCCgctttaatattttgtctTTCAAAAGTGAAAACGACCGTTCCGTCTTCattgattaatttatttgaaagaaactCTAATGTACGAACAAAAAACTTTTAAATTTCCAGTTAACTCTTGAAAATGGAAGGTGCTTTGTGCTTATTCCAAAGCTTGagaga
It encodes the following:
- the NCAS0I03100 gene encoding uncharacterized protein (ancestral locus Anc_1.143), producing the protein MLVRLRPYVHIIILCICWYAISSFASQVTKQVLTLCPLPLFLGEFQFIYTALLAAISCNIAYYSSRFCAFFPKGTFPQYVSHGYANRKIITRPTKKIFITVLPLGIFQFVGKYFGHTATSIVPVSTVASIKTLSPIFILIFQKLLGLKTLALDSILYFSLGSLITGVWIIVNEDNKATKKGNDLMVATYSTYGIICAIISMFIFVGQNIYGKKVFTYKSNPTDIDNLRNYDSQKADSPLPVYADKKEYKEEYRDDEPVTYDKLTLMIYISLVGFCMSFGWFIMLELPLIWGYIFNGTSTELIKCMPWKLYFLNGTFHFLQAMITFYLMGEVSTLTYSIANLMKRIAIISVSWIFVGRMITFHQVFGLLLNVFGLFLYERCSSQRKKFKGRME
- the CDC6 gene encoding AAA family ATPase CDC6 (ancestral locus Anc_1.142), whose amino-acid sequence is MLRTRNLIPKNTFLIDDSDTEVDSPILEPITPTKNKKRTRNDSASVLLTPPQSVPKKKLKLELSEKVTVEKEEEEESSYAPPSPCATPQRALFGRDSLYSRTKAVLQRSAGILSNNDGCLPTRQAQYEKIMDFLNTNIKSHTSNSLYLTGPPGTGKTAQVDSIQRTHLLPECPRSMKSTGSSSHLLHNQSYFQLSNGDVETVSLSSINCIALNEPSHIFTKIFESFSNDEKYPHPVTTMSDLQQFLELFPQSRTFIVVLDEMDKLVRSSTNSTHSTKTIFELFLLSKLPSINFLLIGIANSLDMTDRFLSRLNLRQDLMPETIVFQPYSSDEMYQIIMNRINLVDSTDCVFNPMAIKFAAKRCSGNTGDLRKLFDVLKSSIEVVELQVLANLKKNKASDVKIVKIGLPHVAKVFSQFMNISSTRSRINKLNMQQRILLCSLVHRQRTDIFQSHCSLDDAYDYYVKLLRRKDSLTPLKRNEFLDICNALETCGVVTIFTGKSSGKTKHLVKMVKATIDDKEFDDEISKSDLLKSFLKD